From Triticum aestivum cultivar Chinese Spring chromosome 4A, IWGSC CS RefSeq v2.1, whole genome shotgun sequence, a single genomic window includes:
- the LOC542829 gene encoding mitogen-activated protein kinase 5 — protein MDGAPVAEFRPTMTHGGRFLLYNIFGNQFEITAKYQPPIMPIGRGAYGIVCSVMNFETREMVAIKKIANAFDNNMDAKRTLREIKLLRHLDHENIVGLRDVIPPAIPQSFNDVYIATELMDTDLHHIIRSNQELSEEHCQYFLYQLLRGLKYIHSANVIHRDLKPSNLLLNANCDLKICDFGLARPSSESDMMTEYVVTRWYRAPELLLNSTDYSAAIDVWSVGCIFMELINRAPLFPGRDHMHQMRLITEVIGTPTDDDLGFIRNEDARRYMRHLPQFPRRSFPGQFPKVQPAALDLIERMLTFNPLQRITVEEALEHPYLERLHDVADEPICTDPFSFDFEQHPLTEDQMKQLIFNEALELNPNFRY, from the exons ATGGACGGCGCTCCGGTGGCCGAGTTCCGGCCGACGATGACGCACGGCGGCCGCTTCCTCCTCTACAACATATTCGGCAACCAGTTCGAGATCACGGCCAAGTACCAGCCGCCGATCATGCCCATCGGCCGCGGCGCCTACGGGATCGTCTG CTCGGTGATGAACTTCGAGACGAGGGAGATGGTGGCAATCAAGAAGATCGCCAACGCCTTCGACAACAACATGGACGCCAAGCGCACGCTCCGGGAGATCAAGCTCCTCAGGCACCTCGACCACGAGAAC ATAGTAGGCCTCCGAGATGTGATCCCGCCGGCGATCCCGCAGTCCTTCAACGACGTCTACATCGCCACTGAGCTCATGGACACGGacctccaccacatcatccgctccAACCAAGAACTCTCGGAAGAACACTGCCAG TACTTCCTGTACCAGCTGCTGCGCGGCCTCAAGTACATCCACTCGGCGAACGTGATCCACCGCGACCTCAAGCCGAGCAACCTGCTGCTGAACGCCAACTGTGACCTCAAGATCTGCGACTTCGGCCTGGCGCGGCCGTCATCGGAGAGCGACATGATGACGGAGTACGTGGTCACGCGGTGGTACCGGGCCCCGGAGCTGCTGCTCAACTCCACCGACTACTCCGCGGCCATCGACGTCTGGTCCGTCGGCTGCATCTTCATGGAGCTCATCAACCGCGCGCCGCTCTTCCCGGGGAGGGACCACATGCACCAGATGCGGCTCATCACGGAGGTGATCGGCACCCCCACCGACGACGACCTGGGATTCATCCGGAACGAGGACGCCAGGAGGTACATGAGGCACCTGCCGCAGTTCCCTCGCCGGTCCTTCCCGGGCCAGTTCCCCAAGGTGCAGCCCGCCGCGCTGGACCTCATCGAGAGGATGCTCACCTTTAACCCGCTGCAGAGGATCACAG TTGAAGAGGCGCTGGAGCACCCGTACCTAGAGCGGCTTCACGACGTCGCCGACGAGCCCATCTGCACGGACCCCTTCTCCTTTGACTTCGAGCAGCACCCTCTGACGGAAGACCAGATGAAGCAACTCATATTCAACGAAGCCCTGGAGTTGAACCCCAACTTCCGATACTAG